Below is a genomic region from Phragmites australis chromosome 20, lpPhrAust1.1, whole genome shotgun sequence.
aggactatgatgttggaatccattatcacccaggaaaggctaATGTGGTAGCGGATGCTTTGAgtcaaaatagttattgtaacacgatgatggttcaagatagtcaacccgagttatggaaagagtttgagaacCTTAACCTTAGTTTTGCGGCAGATGTAGAAGCAACTACCATGGAAGTTGATTGCACATTAGAGAAAGATATTCATAAAGGTCAACTTGAAGATGAAATGATCAAGGAAATAAGACAGCTTATTAAGGATGATAAAGCACCAGGCTTCACAAAAGACAATCAAGGTATTGCGTGGTTCAGAAAGAGAATCTGTGTACCTAATCAGAAGGCCGTTAAAGAGTTAATTTCAAGGGAAGCCCATGATCCAGCAAATTCCATTCACCCTGAAAGCACgcagatgtatcaagatctcaaggattgttatTGGAAGTATGGAATCaaaagagatgttgcagaatacatAGCCCTATGTGTTACTTGCCAaaaggtcaaagcagaacattAGAGACCAGCAGGATTGCTATAGCCCTTGAAAGCACCTGAGTGGAAATGAGAGGAAAtcagtatggatttcattatcgGATTACCCTGTACACAaggaggatatgattctatatgggttatatTTGATCATTTGACAAA
It encodes:
- the LOC133901530 gene encoding uncharacterized protein LOC133901530, coding for MESNGIDVILKMEWLSNIDGVIEWARRAVHLTSGDGTKVEFVATTPAAEDCSLNLLEENSIDQIRVVRAFPDVFSDELPDVEATTMEVDCTLEKDIHKGQLEDEMIKEIRQLIKDDKAPGFTKDNQGIAWFRKRICVPNQKAVKELISREAHDPANSIHPESTQMYQDLKDCYWKYGIKRDVAEYIALCVTCQKVKAEH